The following are encoded together in the Sandaracinaceae bacterium genome:
- a CDS encoding GGDEF domain-containing protein → MSDTGPTASGVRVTRGQRGGWLARLATVNRLSDPTKCLLVSGLTLPFMVGWVVRLSAIRANPETARYISRAFLPTMLAYQWAQLVGHVLIIACALVLRSRGRFRVRWLVHAEIQWWLASFAFSFYALGPFTSPFGVLLLVLPVAGSLIFPARPMVYGFVMLGLYSVLMIGLERAGVIPYAPFLERPPFEDGRLVNSWITSIGGPAIFAAALVLAAHSWIVAQWRLRERELEVLIGTDPLTGVANRRVFFERLDAELARSRRHGNALSLLMVDVDHFKSINDRHGHQVGDVVLADIATGLRDTLRTADVVARYGGEEFSIILPETGLEEATRAAERVRAAIAAHRFPVAAGAVQVTVSVGVACMQPEEAADQLVFRADAALLDAKRSGRDRVTLAAPAPDVAAAPAL, encoded by the coding sequence ATGAGCGACACCGGTCCCACGGCCAGCGGGGTGCGCGTGACGCGCGGACAGCGCGGCGGGTGGCTGGCGCGCCTGGCCACGGTGAACCGCTTGTCGGACCCCACCAAGTGCCTGCTGGTGTCGGGGCTCACGCTGCCCTTCATGGTGGGCTGGGTGGTGCGCCTCAGCGCCATCCGCGCCAACCCGGAGACCGCCCGCTACATCAGCCGCGCCTTCCTGCCCACCATGCTCGCCTACCAGTGGGCGCAGTTGGTGGGGCACGTGCTCATCATCGCGTGTGCGCTCGTCCTGCGGTCGCGGGGGCGCTTCCGCGTGCGCTGGCTGGTGCACGCCGAGATCCAGTGGTGGCTGGCCAGCTTCGCCTTCTCCTTCTATGCGCTGGGCCCGTTCACCAGCCCGTTCGGCGTGCTGCTGCTGGTGCTGCCCGTGGCCGGCAGCCTGATCTTCCCGGCGCGTCCCATGGTGTACGGCTTCGTCATGCTGGGCCTGTACAGCGTGCTCATGATCGGCCTCGAGCGCGCCGGGGTCATCCCGTATGCGCCGTTCCTCGAGCGGCCGCCCTTCGAGGACGGGCGGCTGGTCAACAGCTGGATCACGTCCATCGGCGGGCCCGCCATCTTCGCGGCGGCGCTGGTGCTGGCAGCTCACAGCTGGATCGTGGCGCAGTGGCGCCTGCGCGAGCGTGAGCTCGAGGTGTTGATCGGCACCGACCCGCTCACGGGCGTGGCCAACCGGCGCGTGTTCTTCGAGCGCCTCGACGCCGAGCTAGCGCGCTCACGGCGCCACGGCAACGCGCTGTCGCTGCTGATGGTGGACGTGGACCACTTCAAGAGCATCAACGACCGCCACGGGCACCAGGTTGGCGACGTGGTGCTGGCGGACATCGCCACCGGGCTGCGCGACACGCTGCGCACGGCCGACGTGGTGGCGCGCTACGGCGGCGAGGAGTTCTCCATCATCTTGCCGGAGACGGGCCTCGAGGAGGCCACGCGCGCCGCCGAGCGCGTGCGGGCTGCCATCGCCGCCCACCGCTTCCCGGTCGCTGCGGGTGCCGTGCAGGTGACGGTGAGCGTGGGCGTGGCGTGCATGCAGCCGGAGGAGGCCGCCGACCAGCTGGTCTTCCGCGCCGACGCCGCGCTGCTGGACGCGAAGCGCAGCGGGCGCGACCGGGTGACGCTGGCAGCCCCCGCACCCGACGTTGCGGCCGCCCCAGCGCTGTGA
- a CDS encoding Hsp70 family protein, which produces MSARFAVGIDLGTTHTALSYIDLEKPPAPTAQPLLSVPQTVALGQVDGRALLPSCLYLPLAGELPSGSLALPWDPTPSALVGTFARELGASTPLRLVQSAKSWLGHSGVDRRAPLLPTDAPEGVQRVSPVAASARYLGHLRAAWDHAHPRDPLAQQHVTLTVPASFDPAARELTLEAAREAGLPTVTLLEEPQAALYGWLERRPDWREELGLGEVLLVVDVGGGTTDFSLIAVLEHDGELALERIAVGDHILLGGDNMDLTLAHAQKAKLETAGHTLDAFQLRALMHACRTAKELLLADEGAPAAVPVVVASRGAKLVGSTLRTELTRDEALGTLVEGFLPRAASTDAPAQRPRSALTQLGLPYAQDAAITRHLAAFLSRQASAGAELPIYRHPGASFLHPTAVLLNGGVLKAGPLARRLMETLNAWITAEGGEPARVLGGADLDHAVARGAAYHAHAKHGGASRVRIHAGLAQSLYVGVEVATMAVPGMEPELHALCIAPHGLEEGETPEAPPQQLGLVVGEPVRFRCFASSTRHDDVVGSVLTHVREPELVELGAIELTLPAAGRRPGDLVAVRLQTRLTELGTLELWAHPVGAGDPFVVSWQVRDL; this is translated from the coding sequence ATGAGCGCCCGCTTCGCCGTGGGCATCGACCTCGGCACCACGCACACCGCGCTGTCGTACATCGACCTCGAGAAGCCGCCGGCGCCCACCGCGCAGCCGCTGCTGAGCGTGCCGCAGACCGTGGCCCTCGGGCAGGTGGACGGGCGCGCGCTCCTGCCGTCGTGCCTGTATCTCCCGCTCGCCGGAGAGCTGCCGAGCGGCAGCCTGGCGCTGCCCTGGGACCCGACGCCCAGCGCCCTGGTGGGCACCTTCGCGCGCGAGCTGGGGGCCAGCACGCCGCTGCGCCTGGTGCAGAGCGCCAAGAGCTGGCTGGGCCACTCGGGCGTGGACCGCCGCGCGCCGCTCTTGCCCACGGACGCCCCCGAGGGCGTGCAGCGTGTGTCGCCGGTCGCCGCGTCGGCGCGCTACCTGGGCCACCTGCGGGCCGCGTGGGATCACGCGCACCCGCGCGATCCTCTCGCACAGCAGCACGTCACGCTCACGGTGCCCGCGTCGTTCGACCCGGCGGCGCGCGAGCTGACGCTCGAAGCCGCGCGTGAGGCCGGCCTGCCGACCGTGACGCTGCTGGAGGAGCCGCAGGCCGCGCTCTACGGCTGGCTCGAGCGGCGCCCCGACTGGCGCGAGGAGCTGGGCCTCGGCGAGGTGCTGCTGGTGGTGGACGTGGGCGGCGGCACCACCGACTTCTCGCTGATCGCGGTGCTCGAGCACGACGGCGAGCTGGCCCTCGAGCGCATCGCGGTGGGCGACCACATCCTGCTCGGCGGCGACAACATGGACCTCACGCTGGCCCACGCGCAGAAGGCCAAGCTCGAGACCGCCGGCCACACGCTGGACGCATTCCAGCTGCGCGCGCTCATGCATGCCTGCCGCACGGCCAAGGAGCTGCTGCTGGCCGACGAAGGCGCGCCCGCCGCCGTGCCCGTGGTGGTGGCCAGCCGCGGCGCGAAGCTGGTGGGCAGCACGTTGCGCACCGAGCTCACGCGCGACGAGGCCCTCGGCACCCTGGTGGAGGGCTTCTTGCCCCGTGCCGCCAGCACCGACGCGCCGGCCCAGCGCCCGCGCAGCGCGCTCACGCAGCTGGGGCTGCCCTATGCGCAGGACGCCGCCATCACGCGGCACCTCGCGGCGTTCCTCTCGCGGCAGGCCAGCGCCGGCGCCGAGCTGCCCATCTATCGCCACCCGGGGGCAAGCTTCCTGCACCCCACCGCGGTGCTGCTGAACGGCGGCGTGCTCAAGGCCGGCCCGCTGGCGCGGCGCCTGATGGAGACGCTCAACGCGTGGATCACCGCCGAGGGTGGCGAGCCCGCGCGCGTGCTGGGCGGCGCGGATCTCGACCACGCGGTGGCGCGCGGCGCGGCCTATCACGCCCACGCCAAGCACGGCGGCGCGTCGCGCGTGCGCATTCACGCCGGCCTCGCGCAGAGCCTCTACGTGGGCGTGGAGGTGGCCACCATGGCCGTGCCGGGCATGGAGCCCGAGCTGCACGCGCTGTGCATCGCGCCCCACGGCCTCGAAGAGGGCGAGACCCCCGAGGCCCCTCCGCAGCAGCTGGGCCTGGTGGTGGGCGAGCCCGTGCGCTTTCGCTGCTTCGCGTCCAGCACGCGCCATGACGACGTGGTGGGCAGCGTGCTCACCCACGTGCGCGAGCCCGAGCTGGTGGAGCTGGGCGCCATCGAGCTGACCCTCCCCGCCGCAGGCAGACGCCCCGGCGACCTGGTGGCCGTGCGCCTGCAGACGCGCCTGACCGAGCTCGGCACGCTCGAGCTGTGGGCCCACCCCGTGGGCGCCGGCGACCCCTTCGTGGTCTCCTGGCAGGTCCGCGACCTCTAG
- a CDS encoding DUF2760 domain-containing protein, producing the protein MSPRHPPCRVTPHSRRARRDPTHPVPGRQPACYPCAVTSSDTPSFLARFWLALVVPFRLLFDARFAAAVVSARSPALPAPAPVKAAPEPAAPPPPRVSLTDAAPDAALQLLGLFQREGRFVDFLMEDVTAFTDADIGAAARVVHDGCKRALDAHFTVQPVRDEEEGTSVTVPAGYDAHALRLTGNVVGEGPYRGALAHRGWRATDVRLPKLVAGHDGRVLAPAEVELG; encoded by the coding sequence ATGTCGCCCCGCCACCCGCCATGCCGGGTGACCCCACACAGCCGACGCGCACGCCGTGACCCGACCCACCCCGTACCCGGCCGGCAGCCCGCGTGCTACCCCTGCGCCGTGACTTCGTCCGACACGCCCTCGTTCCTCGCGCGCTTCTGGCTCGCGCTGGTGGTCCCCTTTCGGCTGCTCTTCGACGCGCGCTTCGCGGCCGCCGTGGTGAGCGCCCGCAGCCCCGCGCTGCCGGCGCCCGCGCCAGTGAAGGCGGCCCCCGAGCCCGCGGCGCCGCCGCCGCCGCGCGTGTCGCTCACCGACGCCGCTCCCGACGCCGCGCTCCAGCTGCTGGGGCTCTTTCAGCGCGAGGGACGCTTCGTGGACTTCCTCATGGAGGACGTCACCGCGTTCACCGACGCTGACATCGGAGCCGCGGCGCGTGTGGTGCACGACGGCTGCAAGCGGGCGCTGGACGCGCACTTCACCGTGCAGCCCGTGCGTGACGAAGAAGAAGGCACCAGCGTGACGGTGCCCGCGGGGTACGACGCGCACGCCCTCCGCCTGACGGGCAACGTGGTGGGCGAGGGGCCGTACCGCGGCGCGCTGGCTCACCGCGGCTGGCGGGCCACCGACGTGCGCCTGCCCAAGCTGGTGGCCGGCCACGACGGCCGCGTGCTGGCGCCGGCCGAGGTGGAGCTCGGATGA
- a CDS encoding flippase-like domain-containing protein: MSRTLKAGLSVSLLVFMVAWIATHDGVGSTLAALGRMDTGWFVAGIAVQGLAVLAGVVRWRVLLDSQRVQLGTAFLARHYLIGRFVGVFTPSTLGLDGYRVLAASRETGRTAAAARAVLIEKGLSFTALALTSFALLPLGSARFYGVAGLLASLALGVVAVAGLLLMHRPDLLRALGQRSPARLRAPLDKLLGALAADRVKPAQLLSACGLGTVTQLCGSLTFVCTGLAVGVSATPVELLVVGHAIVLAMLLPISVAGAGLREGTAVAMLSLVGVPVGDALLVGVLGFVVTQPAAILGGLLQVLEGARERASQVPESPLFQGTWGTPG; the protein is encoded by the coding sequence ATGTCGCGGACGCTCAAGGCTGGTCTCTCGGTTTCCCTGTTGGTCTTCATGGTCGCCTGGATCGCGACGCATGACGGCGTGGGCAGCACGTTGGCGGCGCTCGGGCGCATGGACACGGGCTGGTTCGTGGCCGGCATCGCCGTGCAGGGCCTCGCCGTGCTGGCCGGGGTGGTACGCTGGCGCGTGCTGCTCGACTCTCAGCGGGTCCAGCTGGGCACCGCGTTTCTGGCGCGCCACTACCTGATCGGGCGCTTCGTGGGGGTGTTCACGCCGTCCACGCTGGGGCTCGATGGCTACCGCGTGCTGGCCGCGTCGCGCGAGACGGGCCGCACCGCCGCCGCCGCGCGCGCCGTGCTGATCGAGAAGGGCCTGTCGTTCACGGCGCTGGCGCTCACCAGCTTTGCGCTGCTGCCGCTGGGCTCGGCCCGCTTCTACGGCGTGGCGGGGCTGCTGGCGTCGCTCGCGCTGGGGGTGGTGGCCGTGGCTGGCCTGCTGCTCATGCACCGCCCCGACCTGCTGCGCGCGCTGGGGCAGCGCAGCCCCGCGCGCCTGCGGGCCCCGCTCGACAAGCTGCTGGGGGCCCTGGCGGCCGACCGCGTGAAGCCCGCGCAGCTGCTGAGCGCCTGCGGCCTCGGCACCGTCACGCAGCTGTGCGGCTCGCTGACCTTCGTGTGCACGGGCCTCGCCGTGGGCGTGAGCGCCACCCCCGTGGAGCTCTTGGTGGTGGGCCACGCCATCGTGCTGGCCATGCTGCTGCCCATCAGCGTGGCGGGCGCGGGCCTGCGTGAGGGCACCGCCGTGGCCATGCTCAGCCTGGTGGGCGTGCCGGTGGGCGACGCCCTCCTGGTGGGCGTGCTGGGCTTCGTGGTGACGCAGCCCGCGGCCATCCTGGGCGGCCTGCTCCAGGTGCTCGAGGGCGCGCGCGAGCGGGCCTCGCAGGTGCCGGAATCTCCCCTATTTCAAGGCACTTGGGGCACCCCGGGCTGA
- a CDS encoding type II toxin-antitoxin system RelE/ParE family toxin — MKLQVLPEALAELSESIAYYENERPGLGAQFLTAVATTIELAAENPRLGAPLPLPAAGIRKFVVRRFPFVVLVAESGDTTKVVGITHASRRPGYWLDRLR, encoded by the coding sequence ATGAAGCTCCAAGTCCTTCCAGAAGCGCTAGCAGAGCTCAGCGAATCAATCGCCTACTACGAGAACGAGAGGCCTGGCTTGGGAGCCCAATTCTTGACGGCGGTCGCGACGACCATTGAGCTGGCGGCCGAGAACCCTCGCCTCGGGGCACCCCTTCCGCTTCCTGCTGCAGGGATTCGCAAGTTCGTCGTACGGCGCTTTCCCTTCGTCGTGCTGGTCGCCGAGTCTGGTGACACCACGAAGGTGGTTGGAATCACCCACGCGTCACGTCGGCCTGGCTATTGGCTCGATCGGCTCCGATAA
- a CDS encoding addiction module protein, whose amino-acid sequence MTATAEKILEDALALPEEERETLANALITSLQRMPDDVERAWTNEAVRRLERESSGETTAIPWDAAKRQLKAQFGFE is encoded by the coding sequence GTGACCGCCACCGCTGAGAAGATCCTCGAAGACGCCCTCGCCCTCCCCGAGGAGGAGCGCGAGACGCTTGCGAACGCCTTGATCACCAGCCTCCAGCGCATGCCAGACGATGTGGAGCGTGCGTGGACCAACGAGGCAGTCCGGCGCCTGGAGCGCGAGTCGTCCGGCGAGACCACCGCAATTCCCTGGGACGCGGCGAAGCGTCAATTGAAGGCACAGTTCGGCTTCGAATGA
- a CDS encoding transglycosylase SLT domain-containing protein — MPRPSPRHPARLSLAALGLLAACVGVAAQDAGTPGPRSEAAGERPAAAGAASAAAERPALDPSTDDDTLANRVRARRDAEALAMLDALPVSERPRGGRYLRGRLLERLGRLDDAAAALEDVTGLPPAAREDAQARRARLLIRARRCQEALALLDELTHDRTRGALARFQRAECALRLGDHADARTRLDAVLAEDAGPVDRFAAWVLRSEAALGLEDRDGALEALHHALLERPEHRRAGEITERFTELAGHAPLFTPDEALARAERLLAQRDPDKALRALEGVPMPTDAAARARMLHVRGMALYKTRQDYAEAADVLQEAGAAGGPDALDDAFHAARALARADRDAEAVVAFRALADAHAGTPQAGHALYLAAWLSLRHSLPEAEAQMRAFVDHRDARRVPELRRTALFELGLSAFESGRPADAAELFVRYAEGGGGIMQAGRGHYWRARALEATGDVEGAALGYERVRTEEPLHWYSLLAEARLAAMGRPVRGPFVGGAPRPSEGFVPPAWPNMPDDALFFANLGLTDDAAEVVTARADAIRAEAPRNRRVEWLVAAYRMVGATPAAFRLAARQEDLLRRAPSDDNRWAWEAAYPRPYAREVRQIAGSHDIEPAYVWASMRQESAYDPGVTSHAGAVGLLQMMPENARRRARALGLRYRSGMLLDPVINLRFGIDEIQQHFQRYDEQMPLSIAAYNAGHAKVTEWLARTPGEVDVDLFVEHIPFDETRNYVRRVISHYARYRYLESPAQPFVLTLRVRPPAASPPE; from the coding sequence ATGCCCCGTCCGTCACCGCGCCACCCCGCCCGCCTCTCGCTCGCCGCCCTCGGGCTGCTGGCGGCGTGCGTGGGGGTCGCCGCCCAAGACGCAGGCACCCCCGGCCCACGCAGCGAAGCCGCGGGTGAGCGCCCGGCCGCAGCGGGCGCGGCTTCGGCGGCCGCTGAGCGTCCCGCGCTCGACCCCTCCACGGACGACGACACGCTCGCCAACCGGGTGCGCGCGAGGCGCGACGCCGAGGCGCTGGCCATGCTGGACGCGCTCCCCGTGAGCGAGCGCCCGCGCGGGGGCCGCTACCTGCGCGGCCGCCTGCTGGAGCGTCTGGGGCGCCTGGATGACGCCGCCGCGGCACTCGAAGACGTGACGGGCCTGCCACCCGCCGCACGCGAAGACGCCCAGGCCCGGCGTGCGCGCCTGCTCATTCGGGCTCGCCGCTGCCAAGAGGCGCTCGCCCTGCTGGACGAGCTGACGCACGACCGCACGCGGGGCGCCCTGGCCCGCTTCCAGCGCGCCGAGTGTGCGCTGCGCCTCGGTGACCATGCGGATGCCCGCACGCGCCTCGACGCCGTGCTGGCCGAGGATGCGGGCCCCGTGGACCGCTTTGCCGCGTGGGTGTTGCGCTCGGAAGCCGCCCTCGGGCTCGAAGACCGCGACGGCGCGCTCGAGGCCCTGCACCACGCCCTGCTGGAGCGCCCGGAGCACCGGCGCGCGGGCGAGATCACGGAGCGCTTCACGGAGCTGGCGGGCCACGCGCCGCTGTTCACACCCGACGAAGCGCTGGCCCGCGCCGAGCGCCTGCTGGCACAGCGCGACCCGGACAAGGCCCTGCGCGCGCTCGAGGGCGTGCCCATGCCCACCGACGCGGCCGCGCGGGCCCGGATGCTGCACGTGCGCGGCATGGCGCTCTACAAGACGCGCCAGGACTACGCGGAGGCTGCCGACGTGCTGCAGGAGGCGGGGGCCGCGGGTGGCCCAGACGCCCTCGACGACGCGTTCCACGCGGCCCGCGCGCTGGCCCGGGCGGATCGCGACGCCGAGGCCGTGGTGGCGTTTCGCGCGCTGGCCGACGCCCACGCCGGGACCCCCCAGGCGGGCCACGCACTCTACCTGGCCGCCTGGCTCTCGCTGCGCCACAGCCTGCCCGAGGCCGAGGCGCAGATGCGCGCCTTCGTGGACCACCGCGACGCGCGGCGCGTGCCCGAGCTGCGTCGCACCGCGTTGTTCGAGCTCGGGCTGAGCGCCTTCGAGAGCGGCCGGCCGGCCGACGCTGCGGAGCTGTTCGTGCGGTACGCCGAGGGCGGCGGCGGGATCATGCAGGCCGGGCGCGGACACTACTGGCGTGCCCGTGCGCTCGAGGCCACCGGAGACGTGGAGGGGGCGGCCCTCGGTTACGAGCGCGTGCGCACCGAGGAGCCGCTGCACTGGTACTCGCTGCTGGCCGAGGCGCGCCTGGCCGCCATGGGCCGCCCGGTGCGCGGGCCGTTCGTGGGAGGCGCGCCTCGCCCGTCGGAGGGCTTCGTGCCGCCGGCCTGGCCCAACATGCCGGACGACGCGCTGTTCTTCGCCAACCTGGGCCTGACCGACGACGCGGCCGAGGTGGTCACCGCCCGCGCCGACGCCATCCGCGCCGAGGCGCCCCGCAACCGCCGCGTGGAGTGGCTGGTGGCCGCGTACCGCATGGTGGGCGCCACGCCGGCCGCGTTCCGGCTGGCCGCGCGCCAAGAAGACCTGCTGCGCCGCGCCCCGAGCGACGACAACCGCTGGGCCTGGGAGGCCGCCTACCCGCGCCCCTACGCCCGCGAGGTGCGCCAGATCGCGGGCAGCCACGACATCGAGCCCGCCTACGTGTGGGCCAGCATGCGCCAGGAGAGCGCGTACGACCCGGGCGTCACCAGCCACGCGGGCGCCGTGGGCCTGCTGCAGATGATGCCGGAGAACGCGCGGCGCCGCGCCCGCGCCCTGGGCCTGCGCTACCGCAGCGGCATGCTGCTGGACCCGGTCATCAACCTGCGCTTCGGCATCGACGAGATCCAGCAGCACTTCCAGCGCTACGACGAGCAGATGCCGCTCAGCATCGCCGCCTACAACGCCGGCCACGCCAAGGTCACCGAGTGGCTGGCGCGCACCCCGGGCGAAGTCGACGTGGACCTGTTCGTGGAGCACATCCCCTTCGACGAGACCCGCAACTACGTGCGCCGCGTGATCAGCCACTACGCGCGCTACCGCTACCTCGAGTCGCCAGCGCAGCCCTTCGTGCTGACCCTCCGCGTGCGGCCGCCCGCCGCGAGCCCACCTGAGTAG
- a CDS encoding DUF5110 domain-containing protein: MLPHTSPPSSTVLVLCVGALLAFGCNKAQKAPEHEPGLLSDHAARFVPEDTSLDTILPSFALDGLRRATGPVPEGWGPTPTFTLEDETYFARIAIEPGTDLYGTGEIAGRLLRNGARTQAWTEMPNPTTGGPGGLAYDDRHNHLYQAHPWVLAVRADGSAFGVLADTTRRTWMDLSDGIRFEAPAPFPVVVIQGASPQDVLRELAELTGHLDMPPRWALGHQQSRFSYPDAAAMRAIANEVREHEIPTDVLWFDGAYMDAYKLFTFDDEAFPNAPDLIEELHDMGYKLVPIFDPGVRVDESYPLYQEAVAQDHLLQFPDGTIYDGVVWGGREYAFPDYSSRATREWWSRHMSDFLVESGFDGIWEDMNEPVHYGVVRWVLPETLLTRGDERYRAGTFTEYNNVYALQQLDASEAAFREAYPERRPFILTRANYIGGQRHSATWTGDNTHSWDHLLWSIAMIQNLGISGQPFSGADIGGFFMPASNRETRNPELFAHWIGVGAFYPFCRNHSAGLDDSFTRTFGGGPTQHPWDFGPEIEQVYRQAVERRYRLLPYLYTLMRNAALEGALAIRPVFFAAPGEARLRAEDRAFLFGPDLLIVPHWPEGTIDNTAPLELPNGFDREITLVGEEPEVDVALPRIRIRNGAIVPTGVVGQTTRYDPSSPLDLYISLDENGAATGTLYEDEGEGHGYLEGEYRLITLRAETVGGQVIVTLARESGDLELPARVVRAHLYRDGGVTTAEGMTDRVEFAAAP, translated from the coding sequence ATGCTCCCGCACACTTCACCACCCAGCTCCACGGTACTCGTCCTCTGTGTCGGGGCGCTCCTCGCGTTCGGTTGCAACAAGGCCCAGAAGGCGCCCGAACACGAGCCCGGGTTGCTCAGCGACCACGCCGCCCGCTTCGTGCCCGAGGACACGTCGCTCGACACGATCCTCCCGTCGTTCGCGCTCGACGGCTTGCGTCGAGCCACTGGGCCTGTGCCGGAGGGCTGGGGCCCGACCCCGACGTTCACGCTCGAGGACGAGACCTACTTCGCGCGGATCGCCATCGAGCCCGGCACCGACCTCTATGGGACGGGCGAGATCGCCGGCCGGCTGCTCCGGAACGGCGCCCGCACGCAGGCGTGGACCGAGATGCCGAACCCCACCACGGGCGGCCCCGGTGGTCTTGCGTACGACGATCGGCACAACCACCTCTACCAGGCCCACCCCTGGGTGCTCGCGGTCCGCGCCGACGGGTCGGCGTTCGGGGTGCTGGCCGACACCACGCGCCGCACGTGGATGGACCTCAGCGACGGCATTCGCTTCGAGGCACCCGCGCCGTTTCCGGTCGTGGTCATCCAGGGGGCGAGCCCGCAAGACGTGCTGCGCGAGCTGGCGGAGCTCACGGGGCACCTCGACATGCCCCCTCGCTGGGCCCTCGGGCACCAGCAGAGCCGCTTCTCGTACCCGGACGCAGCCGCGATGCGGGCCATCGCGAACGAGGTCCGTGAGCACGAGATCCCCACGGACGTCCTCTGGTTCGATGGGGCCTACATGGACGCGTACAAGCTCTTCACCTTCGACGACGAGGCCTTCCCCAACGCGCCCGATCTGATCGAGGAGCTGCACGACATGGGCTACAAGCTCGTGCCGATCTTCGACCCGGGCGTTCGAGTGGACGAGAGCTACCCCCTGTACCAGGAGGCTGTGGCGCAGGACCACCTGCTCCAGTTTCCAGACGGCACGATCTACGATGGCGTCGTTTGGGGGGGGCGGGAGTACGCCTTCCCCGACTACAGCTCCCGCGCCACACGGGAATGGTGGTCGCGGCACATGAGCGACTTCCTCGTCGAGAGCGGCTTCGACGGGATCTGGGAGGACATGAACGAGCCGGTCCACTATGGCGTCGTGCGCTGGGTGCTGCCGGAGACCCTGCTCACCCGCGGTGACGAGCGCTATCGCGCCGGCACGTTCACCGAGTACAACAACGTCTACGCGCTCCAGCAGCTCGACGCGTCGGAGGCGGCGTTCCGTGAAGCCTACCCGGAGCGCCGTCCGTTCATCCTCACGCGCGCCAACTACATCGGTGGGCAGCGGCACTCCGCCACGTGGACCGGAGACAACACGCACTCGTGGGACCACTTGCTCTGGTCCATCGCGATGATCCAGAACCTGGGCATCTCGGGGCAGCCGTTCTCCGGAGCGGACATCGGTGGCTTCTTCATGCCGGCCAGCAATCGGGAAACACGCAACCCCGAGCTCTTCGCCCACTGGATCGGCGTCGGTGCCTTCTACCCGTTCTGCCGCAATCACTCGGCCGGGTTGGACGATTCGTTCACCCGCACGTTCGGCGGCGGGCCGACGCAGCACCCGTGGGATTTCGGGCCCGAGATCGAGCAGGTCTACCGACAGGCCGTCGAGCGACGCTATCGCCTGCTCCCGTACCTCTATACCTTGATGCGCAACGCCGCTCTCGAGGGCGCGCTGGCCATCCGACCGGTGTTCTTCGCGGCGCCGGGGGAGGCACGCCTCCGGGCAGAAGACCGCGCCTTCCTCTTCGGCCCGGACCTCCTCATCGTTCCGCATTGGCCCGAGGGGACCATCGACAACACCGCACCGCTCGAGCTCCCGAACGGCTTCGACCGCGAGATCACGCTCGTCGGGGAGGAACCCGAGGTGGACGTCGCGCTCCCTCGCATCCGCATCCGGAACGGCGCCATCGTGCCCACGGGGGTGGTGGGACAGACGACCCGCTACGACCCTTCGTCTCCGCTCGATCTGTACATCAGCCTCGACGAAAACGGCGCTGCGACCGGTACGCTCTACGAGGACGAGGGCGAAGGGCACGGGTATCTGGAGGGCGAGTACCGCCTCATCACCCTGCGCGCCGAGACCGTCGGCGGACAGGTCATCGTCACGCTCGCGCGAGAGAGCGGTGACCTCGAGCTCCCCGCCCGTGTCGTGCGGGCGCATCTCTACCGCGACGGAGGGGTCACCACCGCGGAGGGCATGACCGACCGCGTGGAATTTGCTGCCGCTCCGTGA
- a CDS encoding AraC family transcriptional regulator — MESVVPVFEHPTRPRRHASVLQWRGWPSRLPQHRHERDAEFGFVTVGTGYYTTGERTFPLCPGRLFYIPPGLPHGSTGVDRRLHCWVLSVPRTRLAALPAENTGVVGQLSPEQARRLGRMLTDLVSEPDDVAFDLGAEYLAASALSALESAMLEATTPPVHRAVEMATRLLKAEGGDGPPLTLDTLARRCGVSRSRLTALFRSEQGMSIVEFRNRERLHRCLALHAAQPDLGLTNAAFSAGFGSYSQFYRTFCDVVGCTPVEYARRAAVRSAPVGALAAR; from the coding sequence ATGGAGTCCGTAGTACCGGTGTTCGAGCACCCGACGAGGCCGCGTCGGCATGCGTCGGTGCTGCAGTGGCGAGGGTGGCCGAGCCGGCTGCCGCAACACCGGCACGAACGCGACGCCGAGTTCGGGTTCGTCACGGTCGGCACCGGGTACTACACGACGGGTGAGCGCACCTTCCCGCTGTGCCCCGGTCGCCTCTTCTACATCCCGCCGGGCTTGCCGCATGGCTCGACGGGCGTCGACCGCCGCCTGCACTGCTGGGTCCTCTCCGTCCCCCGCACGCGCCTCGCGGCGCTGCCCGCCGAGAACACTGGGGTCGTCGGGCAGCTCTCACCGGAGCAAGCGCGCAGACTCGGTCGCATGCTGACCGACCTGGTGTCGGAGCCCGACGACGTGGCCTTCGATCTCGGCGCCGAGTATCTCGCCGCGAGCGCCCTCTCGGCGCTCGAGAGCGCCATGTTGGAGGCCACCACACCGCCGGTGCACCGCGCCGTCGAGATGGCCACCCGCCTCCTCAAGGCGGAGGGAGGGGACGGGCCACCCCTGACGCTGGACACCCTGGCGAGGCGCTGCGGGGTCAGCCGCAGCCGCCTCACCGCGCTGTTTCGCAGCGAGCAAGGGATGAGCATCGTCGAGTTTCGCAACCGGGAGCGTCTGCACCGCTGCCTGGCGCTGCACGCCGCCCAGCCCGACCTCGGGCTGACGAACGCCGCGTTCAGCGCCGGCTTTGGGAGCTACTCGCAGTTCTATCGGACGTTCTGTGATGTGGTCGGTTGCACGCCCGTCGAGTACGCGCGCCGTGCGGCAGTGCGCTCGGCGCCCGTCGGCGCCCTCGCCGCTCGTTGA